ACATACTCCTGATAGCCTTCATTGTGAAAGCTTCCTATCACAACAGTATACGTATCATAACCAGGGCGCAGATAGATTCTTTTAGCTGTTTGGGTGATCTCCTGCTTCTCCTTTTTATATTCTCCTTTTACATAGCTTAGCAGGTTACGTTCCCGACTCTCTGCACCAGCAGCTTTGTTAAAGGTGATTTTATTATGTGGTACCAACAAACAGGTAAGTGCATCAACCAGCGTAGACTTACCAGAACCAATATCACCCGTCAGCAATGCATTATGTCCATTAGGATGTATACTCCACCGTACCTGGTTAAAAGTTCCCCAGTTAAATACCTCCAGGTATTGTAATCTAAACCCCGCTTGTACATCTATGTTTATATTATTATCACCAGACAATTCCATATAATTTCTTTTATTCAGTTATCTGCTTGTCTTCAGCATGTTGTTGCAACCTCCTGAGCGTATCGTCAATAACCTCAGCATTCACAAATCCCTTTATAATCCGATGTATCTCATAATTTTGCTCCTGATCATCCAGCTTTCTTAGGAAGCCAAGGTCTATTATTTTATTGATCGTAGTGTGAACTTTATCCTGTTGTTTGGCTTCGTCTGTGGCAACCGGCAAAAATAATTCTCTGATGACTACGCAAGACTCGCTTCCGATGGTTGACTAGACCTTGTCGGGCAGGATTGGCTACCTGCCGGATAATTTCGAGGTGTTTCATCTAAAAAAATCCCACCTCACGGACTTTGCACAGCGCAATCGAAACTTGTCCCCTCCAGCCCGCAAAAAGCAAAGCCCGCTCTGAGAGCGAGCTTTGCTTTTTTTATATATTTTGATGAGTTTATAGGATACTTATTATCAGAAAGTGATCGAATTCCATGATCGCCCTGAACTACGCGACTTCACATCCAAACATTTATTTTCTTATTCTCTGTTGCGCTAACTGGATTTCCAAATGTAGCTTTTACTTCAGCAATTCTTTTGACGGGAATTCAAGTAGATATTGAGCAACATGTATACCAGCAGAATCAAGTTCTAAAAGTTCAATCAATTCATCATTTTTATCAGTACAAAGAATTAATCCAATTGGAGAAAGCTCATGAGACTGTTGTTCATATTTTGTCAGCCACCGAAGATATAACTCCATTTCCGCGCAACGCAGGCAATGCCTACAGCTGAAAAGCATGCCTGCCGAAAATGTAAAACCATGGAAGGAGTCTGCTTGATAACTCACATGACCACCTATAGCATCGGCCCTGCAATTAGTAAGTCCGGAAGTATTATTGGTTACCATGATTACATTTCTCAGTTGACCATGTAATGATCCTTTGTCAAAGTCCTGAACAGGGTGCTTGCATCCTTACTTTTGACTGGGAGGCAACTACTGATTGGAGCAGGAATGCAGGAAGCAATAAATAAAATACCTTCTTCACATCCTGCGTTTATTTTTCGTGTTTTGCCGATGGTAGGGTACAAGCCCCACTAAAACAGGGGCGCATATTAAAAACGGCTATGATAATAAAAGATAGACCAGCTACACCCAGCAAGGGTTGTCGTTCAGTCACTGCAAGTGTTATCGCTGTGATACCAGCCAGTAAGCGAATAAAACGCATTATAGTCCAGCGGGTAAAGATGAGTTTTTTCATTGTTCACTGATTATATTTATTTTTTCAAATTTTCCATTAAGCGTCTACATTATCCAGCGTGCCGCCATTAATGCCCCCCTTAGTAGGTATCTATATGGCTTTTCGGATCTATCACAACAGCGACGCCTGCTTTTGGACGTCCAGTAAAGCAACTGCTATGTACCAGGCTATTATCATAAATGTGCTGAAAATACATAAGGTAACTTGTTTTGATAGCACAAAGATGCAGCCTGTTATTAAAGCCATCAGTGATCCCTGTCACATAGCATTAAATTTACTTTTTGATCCGATCAAAAGAATTACGATGGACGATCACCCAGTCATTTTTCTCCATCCTTCTCATCAGCCGGCTGACTACTTCTCTGAAAGGATTGAGATCAGTAGCTATTTCCTATGATTTTAGCTCGTCGCCCATTTTTTCGACCTGTCATTTTTATAAAACTCCAGTCGTTCCTCCATGTTTCTGAAAGCGATTTCATTGATGGCGTTTAAAAATTCTTAGGCATATGATTACATTTCAGGCTCAAAAAAATGCCGATGCACTAAATGCACCGGCTATAAACAAAAACCAACGAACTTTCTCAGATTTTATAATGCAGAATTACAATACAGGAGCATAGTTAAAAGTGACTTTTATCACAAAAAATGGATAAAGACGGTACAGTAAAAGAGGTGACTAATATCACAGACGGCACCGATGAAGAGTGCGACATTTGCCTTAAATCAAATATTATGCATGTGTTTGGATATATAGCTTCGTTACTGATAGGAATATCGCTTGGATTAATCGGTGGTGGAGGTTCCATACTTACTATGCCTGTAATGGTATATCTCTTTGGTGTATCACCGGTTACGGCCACTTCCTATTCTTTATTTGTGGTAGGATCCACAAGTCTTATCGGTGCTGCCAGGCAGTATAAGGATGGTACGGTGAATATCAGGATGGCCTTACTATTTGCAGCTACTTCTGTTGTGACCGTATTTATTACCCGTAAGTGGCTGGTACCTGTCATTCCGGCACATATTGCGACATTGAACGGTTTTGCTATTACAGAAAGCTGGTTGACAATGATATTATTTGCGGTACTGATGCTCGTTTCTGCTGTTTTTATGATGCGAAATAAAAAGGTCACTGAAGTGAAGGGTCAGAAAATCAGGTTCATGAAGCTGGTGATATACGGTACAGGTATCGGACTGGTAACTGGCCTGCTGGGGGCCGGAGGCGGTTTTTTACTTATACCGGCGCTCGTGTTACTTCTACATCTGCCAATGAAAGAAGCTGTTGGTACGTCACTGCTAGTGATAGCGCTGAATTCTTTGATCGGCTTTATGGGAAATGTGCAAGATAAGGGGATGGATTGGAGATTACTGATTACGGTGACATTGCTTGCTATGGTTGGTATTTTTGCGGGTAGTTATTTGAATCATAAGGTACCGGCAGGAAAGCTGAAAAGAGGCTTTGGTTGGTTTGTACTGATTATGGGGATTTATATTTTAGTGAGAGAAGGGATTACTTTATGACCTTCAATTAAGCGTACAATGACGCTGATGTTATTCTCTTTTGTCTGGCAAGAAAAGCAAAATCATTGCCCTGCTATAATACTAAAAACGCCGATTGCTATGTAAAGCTTAAATTGCACACCCGTAAAGTTCAAACTGAAATTAGAAATAGTTGTAAAGTCAATCCTGATCTTCCCCAATAGAACTGTAAAGTTTTTCTGTATTAAGACAATGTTCAGTCAGTTACTTATTCAGATTCGTTTAAGTAGGCTTTCTCTTACGTTTCTCTTACGTTTTAAAACGTAAGAGAAACGTAAGAGAAAGCCTACTTAAAGACACCTAAAACATAGGTCAAGTGAACGTCTTTTAACTTGCAATGCTACGGAAGCTTAAATGGACGAAACGGCTTATGACGCCAAATCGACCCTCCGTGACGCGAAACCGACGGTTGGTATACTCACTTCTAAAAATGCATTAAAATCTTCCATAATATTTGGTTATCAATCACAACCAAAGGGAGCATCTACACAGGAAGCGCCTCTCTCCTGTAACCCCCGAAAGTTGTGATAGCAGAGAATTTTGTTTGTTAACCGTTATGAAACAATTGATGATAATTACAACAAAAATCAAATACCAGACCCGTTCTCATTCTTATCACTCACAAATTCCAGAATGTCGCCCGGCTGGCAATCTAACACCTTACAAATCGCCTCCAGCGTACTAAAACGGACAGCCTTTGCTTTTCCCGTTTTTAAGATAGACAGATTGGACAGTGTCAGGTCTACTTTTTCTGACAGCTCATTCAATGACATCTTCCGCTTGGCCATCATTACATCCAAATTGACTATTATAGGCATCCTTATATTGTTAAATCATTTTCCGTTTGCAATTCTATGCCCCGTTTTACAATCTGTACAATTACAAAAAGTACAATTGCCATAAATAACCATATGTCAGCCCCCACAAAGTGTAGTGCCTGCAGATCAGGAATACTCCCTCCCTGTTTGGCTAACCATGTGGCATATTTAAGACCGGCATGTGAGAACAACGAAATACCTAAGGTAATGCAGGAAAGATTTAAAATAAACTTTCTAAGTTCCGGGTTGAAAGGATGGGATATATTCAGTTTTCGTTCAGAGAACAGTTTTACGATCAGGTAAAACATTAGCGCCTTTAATACGGCCACGATGGACATGATCAGGACAATGACCATAAAATAGCCTTTGTCAAACGAATATAATCCAGATAAATAGGCTGCGCCTTTCCAGAAGTTTGCTACACCAGGAGGGTGGATGGTCAGTGTGATGACCGCATTCACAATAATTTCTCCCGCTTCAACACATAATCCGATAAAAACGATCCAGGATAGTAACTGCAGGACTTTCAATAGCTGTGGGGTGGTGATCTTAATTTCCATAATGTTAGTTAGTTCATAAGGCAAACATAGGCATTTTCGGCAAATATTTATCGATATTCAATAAATATATTTCGATTAAATAAAATTAACCAGTCATAATTTAACTGTCCGGACCGGAAACTTTTCCCTTTTGCGTAAAAGATTTTCCCGAATGTTAAAGGAGGAACACCGCTCTATAACGGACTTTTGCGGAAATTATACCCAACCATGAGGCAATTTCTACAGATTTTCCTCTTATTGTTACCTATCTGCAGTTTGGCGTCAGTTTACGAAGAGAATGACTTTGGTACCATTAAAGGCAAAATAACAACTAACGACAACCGCGCGGCAGCTGCGGTTACCATTATTATCAGAGATGCAAAGAAGACCACTCTTACCAATGAAGATGGCACATTTACCATCTCACATGTTCCGGCAGGTAGCCATCAGCTTGAAGTATCCCTGGTGGGTTACGCCCCCCTGCAACAGGAAGTAAAGGTGGAAAAAGGTAGAACTACAGATATAGAGCTACAATTACAGGTATCCAGCACACAGCTAAAAGAGATATCCATTATTTCTAACCAGAATAAGTTCAGCCGCAGGGAAAGTGAGCAGATCGCCCGCCTTCCCATCAAAAATCTGGAAAACCCACAGGTATACCAGATAGCAGGCAAGGAACTGATTGAAGAACAGGTCATTACAGAAAGGACAGACCTTTATCGTAATATCCCTGGTGCAGTACCCAACTTCGCTGCCGGTGGCTCCCAGGGCCTGACCATTCGTGGCTTTGCCAATGCAACAGGTATGCGTAATGGTATGGTCACCAGTGCCATCGTACCGCTGAACCCGATCATCCTGGAAAAGGTAGAAGTGATAAAAGGCCCCTCCGGTACTTTATTTGGCAGCAACCGTAATGTAACCTTCGGTGGGGTATTCAACTACGTTACCAAAAAACCTTATGACACCTTCGGTGGTGAAGTTAGTCTTACCGGAGGCAGTTTCCAGTTTGGCCGCGTTACTGCAGATATCAATACGCCCCTTAACAAAGAAAAGACACTGCTGTTCCGCCTGAATGCCGGCGCTCAAACGGAAGGTTCCTTTCAGGACCAGGGTTACGCTAAAAACTATACGATCGCACCGACACTCAGCTATCAGCTTACTGACCGTCTGAAAGTTACGTTAGATATAGAACTGACCCGGGCATCTTATACCACTACTTCGTTTGCAATAGACTCTATGAGCAAAGTAACTGCACGTAGTTTCAGAGACCTGCCGATCGGTTACGACCGTTCTTATATCAACAACAGCGTAGATGTCGCCAACGGTATCAATAATATACAGGCACAGGCGGAATACAAGATCTCTGATAACTGGACATCCCAGACCAACTACCTGTATTCCGAAGGTTTCTATAAACACTTCCTCTGGACGACCTTGTCACTGGTAAGTGATTCAATGATGAACCGTACGGTAAGAAATCAGACACCGGAAACATTTGGTAACATCCAGCTTCAGCAGAACTTCATAGGAGATTTCTATATTGGCTCCTTCCGGAACAGAGTGGTGATAGGACTGGATTACAATTATAACTATAATCAACTATACCGTACGACCGTATCATACGATAAGGTGAACATCAATAATCCGCTGCCGGATATCAATGCAGAAAAGATCAATGCACTGGCCTATCAGAAAGGATTTGTCGGTACTACTTCCAAAGCCTATAGCTACAGTGCCTATATCTCCGATGTATTTAACATCACGCCTTCGCTGATGGCCATGTTAAGCTTACGTGCTGACCGCTTCACAACAGATGGCACGTATGCCATTGCCACCGGCAAATACACCGGAAAATACAACCAGCATTCCCTATCGCCTAAATTAGGACTGGTTTATCAGATCGTAAAAGAAAAAGTATCTGTATTTGGTAACTATATGAACGGTTTTGTCAATCTGGCACCTACAACACAGCCGGATAATACTATTCTCGAGTTAAAGCCACAATACGGCAATCAGTGGGAAGGTGGTGTGAAAGTGGACATCATCAATGGTAAACTCAGTGGTAGTGCCAGCTACTATGATATCTCTGTTACAAACTCTACCCGCACCGAAGTACTGGATGGCAAATCATTCACGCGTCAGGACGGCACACAACATAGTAAAGGATATGAGGCAGATATTACTGCCAGCCCGTTGCCTGGCTTGAACATCATTGCCGGTTATGCGCATAATGAGAATAAATACACTAACGCCAGCCCGGCTTTGCAAGGGAAGTATGTAACTGCCAGTCCGAAAGATGTCGCTAACATATGGGTTAGCTATCATCTGACCCGTGAAAAGGCGAAAGGCCTGGGATTTGGTGCAGGTGCCAACTATATCAGTGATTCATGGTTCGAGGCAACCAATACATTTGTATTGCCAAGCTATACGCTGATCAATGCTACTGTTTTCTATGACCAGCCTACATTCAGATTATCCGTAAAAGCAAATAATCTTCTGAATGAACAATACTGGAACCCGGTGGGTAACGCACAGAAACAAATGAACTTCCTGGGCAGCATTGCCTTCAAGTTTTAACTATATATGTATTGTTAAAAAGGCCGGACAGATCGTCCGGCCTTTTTTAATGTTGTATCTGCGGAAGGCTATCTTGTTGTAATGCGGTGTAGTCCAGCTTCCCATTAGGTGTCAACGGAAAATCGTCTATCTTTTGCACCTTAAATGCCGTAGGATGCAGCCCCAGCTTTTTCGCTAGTAACGACCTGATCGTACCGTCATCCAGCGTAGCCTGCCGATGAAATACCATCAGCTGTTTGTCCTCCATACCGATACAGGCAAACGTTTCTCCGGCTGTTTCCTGCTTCAGGATCGCCTCTACCTCATCGAGGTTAATACGTGTACCAAACAGCTTAACAAAACGCTTTAAACGGCCTGTAATGTAATAATACCCATCGGCATCACATACGGCTACATCGCCTGTGTGTAACACCGGCAAACGCTCAAACGATGCCAGGTCAGCAGCCGTAGTAGCATAACCGCCAAATACATTAGGACCAGTATATAACAGCTCATTGGTATCAGGCGCCAGGGAGAATTGCCCACCTTTAATAGGCCGGCCTATCGCACCCACCTTCTGTAACAGGTCATGAGGAGGCATGTAAGCCATACGGGCAGTGGCTTCTGTCTGTCCATACATCACGAAAAACTGTTTACCCCTGTCGGCCAGATAGCTGCCGAAAGACTGTATCAGTGTGTCGCTTAGCTTTCCCCCAGCCTGTGTCATGTATCGCAAAGATGGATACTCCCTGCGATGAAAACCTATACGATGAAGCATTTCATATACATAGGGTACCCCCGCCACGGATGTATAACCATACCGCTCCATATCTTCCCAGAACTCCTTTTGCACCACATCACGGTTACCACATACGACCTGTCCTCCGCCAATGCTATTCGTCGTAAAAACAGATAATCCGTAAGAATAGAACACGGGGAGGTTCAGCGGGGCGATATCTTTACTGTTAACAGGCAGATAGTCCAGAATAGACAACGCATTCTGTACAAGGTTATCATCTGACAACTTCACGAATTTGGGCGAACCGGTCGTCCCTGAAGTACTAAGCAACACCTTTATATCCGGATGTATCACATTCCTGATCACATTTTTACTACAGAAGAGCATATCGTCCTGCAAGTCAAAATCAGGTATAACTGTTCTTGTTACATCGTAAATGTAATAAGGAGTATAAGCTTGTTCCAGGCGCTGCTTATACTCAGTATGCAGCTTTGGGCTCAACAGTGCCAGTGTCAGTTTACTATTAAGACAACTTAACAGCATCTTTACAGATGCAATTGAATTGTCCAGATACAGAAAAGCCAATGCCCGTCTATCTGTAATATCCACAGCATTACTTACATCCCGGAGCGTATACTTGTCACCAGTAACGGCATCGAGATACTGCAACTGTTTGTTCTGCGCAATTAATCCGTATAAACTCATATCTCAACGTTATGCTTTCTAAGGGTTTCTTTTATTTGTTCCACGTTGCTCATTTCGAGTACCTCATCAGTATCGATCGTAATATTAAACGCCGCTTCCAGTTCTGTGATGAGATAAATATGGGAGACAGAATCCCATTCGGGAATACTCTGATAACTAAGGTCATCTGTCACCTCATTTAAGGGTATCGACAATGCAGCTGCAATAATATCCTGTAGTGTTTGAGTTGTGTTCATAAAACAATATTTTCAGTTTATATTTTTACTTTTTTCCATTTACCGCTACGGAATACAATAAGACATGCTGCGGCAAGCACCATTTCCGATACCAGAATAGCGATGAAGATCCCCTGTGCCCCCCTGTCTGCATGTATACCCAGGAACCAGGCCAGCGGCAGCTGTGTGACATAGAACATCAGCACATACATAAGGGTCACCACATTAACAGCACCTGCCGCATTCAAAGAGCGGGAGATCACCATGGTATATCCGAAAAAGAAATAAGCGATAGACATGTAACGCAGATAGAGCGCCGCGTTCTGGGCAACGACCTGTTCACGGGTGAAAAGATGTACGATACTCTCTCCTGATACTAACAGGAATAATGCGATACTACCCAGGAAACACATATTGAAAACACCCGTTTTCCATACCGACTGCTCCGCTCTTTCCGGCTGTCCCGCACCCAGGTTCTGCCCCGTCAGCACACCCGCTGCATTGGCAATACCCCACGCAGGTAATACTGTGAACATAATGATACGGTTAGCCACAATATATCCGGCCAACACGCTCTCGCCCAGTTGCGCAACAATAATGATCATCAGGAATCGACTGGAAGACGGTATCAGGTATTGTACGGTACCTGAAGCAGCCAGTTTACATAAGCGTTGAATGATACCAGGCACCAGCATCAGTTGCTGCTTACCTATAGTGATCAGCTTTTCCACCTTTACAAAGTACCAGCACTGATAGCCTACCCCAACAATATTGGCAATGCTGGTTGCTATTGC
The DNA window shown above is from Chitinophaga agri and carries:
- a CDS encoding AMP-binding protein, whose translation is MSLYGLIAQNKQLQYLDAVTGDKYTLRDVSNAVDITDRRALAFLYLDNSIASVKMLLSCLNSKLTLALLSPKLHTEYKQRLEQAYTPYYIYDVTRTVIPDFDLQDDMLFCSKNVIRNVIHPDIKVLLSTSGTTGSPKFVKLSDDNLVQNALSILDYLPVNSKDIAPLNLPVFYSYGLSVFTTNSIGGGQVVCGNRDVVQKEFWEDMERYGYTSVAGVPYVYEMLHRIGFHRREYPSLRYMTQAGGKLSDTLIQSFGSYLADRGKQFFVMYGQTEATARMAYMPPHDLLQKVGAIGRPIKGGQFSLAPDTNELLYTGPNVFGGYATTAADLASFERLPVLHTGDVAVCDADGYYYITGRLKRFVKLFGTRINLDEVEAILKQETAGETFACIGMEDKQLMVFHRQATLDDGTIRSLLAKKLGLHPTAFKVQKIDDFPLTPNGKLDYTALQQDSLPQIQH
- a CDS encoding helix-turn-helix domain-containing protein, which translates into the protein MPIIVNLDVMMAKRKMSLNELSEKVDLTLSNLSILKTGKAKAVRFSTLEAICKVLDCQPGDILEFVSDKNENGSGI
- a CDS encoding acyl carrier protein, producing MNTTQTLQDIIAAALSIPLNEVTDDLSYQSIPEWDSVSHIYLITELEAAFNITIDTDEVLEMSNVEQIKETLRKHNVEI
- a CDS encoding TonB-dependent receptor, with the protein product MASVYEENDFGTIKGKITTNDNRAAAAVTIIIRDAKKTTLTNEDGTFTISHVPAGSHQLEVSLVGYAPLQQEVKVEKGRTTDIELQLQVSSTQLKEISIISNQNKFSRRESEQIARLPIKNLENPQVYQIAGKELIEEQVITERTDLYRNIPGAVPNFAAGGSQGLTIRGFANATGMRNGMVTSAIVPLNPIILEKVEVIKGPSGTLFGSNRNVTFGGVFNYVTKKPYDTFGGEVSLTGGSFQFGRVTADINTPLNKEKTLLFRLNAGAQTEGSFQDQGYAKNYTIAPTLSYQLTDRLKVTLDIELTRASYTTTSFAIDSMSKVTARSFRDLPIGYDRSYINNSVDVANGINNIQAQAEYKISDNWTSQTNYLYSEGFYKHFLWTTLSLVSDSMMNRTVRNQTPETFGNIQLQQNFIGDFYIGSFRNRVVIGLDYNYNYNQLYRTTVSYDKVNINNPLPDINAEKINALAYQKGFVGTTSKAYSYSAYISDVFNITPSLMAMLSLRADRFTTDGTYAIATGKYTGKYNQHSLSPKLGLVYQIVKEKVSVFGNYMNGFVNLAPTTQPDNTILELKPQYGNQWEGGVKVDIINGKLSGSASYYDISVTNSTRTEVLDGKSFTRQDGTQHSKGYEADITASPLPGLNIIAGYAHNENKYTNASPALQGKYVTASPKDVANIWVSYHLTREKAKGLGFGAGANYISDSWFEATNTFVLPSYTLINATVFYDQPTFRLSVKANNLLNEQYWNPVGNAQKQMNFLGSIAFKF
- a CDS encoding PDDEXK nuclease domain-containing protein — translated: MVTNNTSGLTNCRADAIGGHVSYQADSFHGFTFSAGMLFSCRHCLRCAEMELYLRWLTKYEQQSHELSPIGLILCTDKNDELIELLELDSAGIHVAQYLLEFPSKELLK
- a CDS encoding DUF2975 domain-containing protein, with protein sequence MEIKITTPQLLKVLQLLSWIVFIGLCVEAGEIIVNAVITLTIHPPGVANFWKGAAYLSGLYSFDKGYFMVIVLIMSIVAVLKALMFYLIVKLFSERKLNISHPFNPELRKFILNLSCITLGISLFSHAGLKYATWLAKQGGSIPDLQALHFVGADIWLFMAIVLFVIVQIVKRGIELQTENDLTI
- a CDS encoding sulfite exporter TauE/SafE family protein; its protein translation is MDKDGTVKEVTNITDGTDEECDICLKSNIMHVFGYIASLLIGISLGLIGGGGSILTMPVMVYLFGVSPVTATSYSLFVVGSTSLIGAARQYKDGTVNIRMALLFAATSVVTVFITRKWLVPVIPAHIATLNGFAITESWLTMILFAVLMLVSAVFMMRNKKVTEVKGQKIRFMKLVIYGTGIGLVTGLLGAGGGFLLIPALVLLLHLPMKEAVGTSLLVIALNSLIGFMGNVQDKGMDWRLLITVTLLAMVGIFAGSYLNHKVPAGKLKRGFGWFVLIMGIYILVREGITL
- a CDS encoding DUF4194 domain-containing protein; this translates as MPVATDEAKQQDKVHTTINKIIDLGFLRKLDDQEQNYEIHRIIKGFVNAEVIDDTLRRLQQHAEDKQITE
- a CDS encoding MATE family efflux transporter produces the protein MNAVLVRARSILTLFKSAIAGTEKDFTSGSVNRATFLLSVPSMLELAMESLFVMVDLLFVSSLGERAITIVGIVNSVIIIFHSVAMGLSIAATAIISRRIGEKKPRTAGLAAMQAIYLGVTISVLFSIISITFNRSILQLAGASPELVQEGDLFSRIMFGCILLVVMRVLLNGIFRGAGNAAMAMRTLLLSNAVNAVLCAVFIFGLGPVPAFGLVGAAIATSIANIVGVGYQCWYFVKVEKLITIGKQQLMLVPGIIQRLCKLAASGTVQYLIPSSSRFLMIIIVAQLGESVLAGYIVANRIIMFTVLPAWGIANAAGVLTGQNLGAGQPERAEQSVWKTGVFNMCFLGSIALFLLVSGESIVHLFTREQVVAQNAALYLRYMSIAYFFFGYTMVISRSLNAAGAVNVVTLMYVLMFYVTQLPLAWFLGIHADRGAQGIFIAILVSEMVLAAACLIVFRSGKWKKVKI